A portion of the Chromobacterium sp. IIBBL 290-4 genome contains these proteins:
- a CDS encoding efflux RND transporter periplasmic adaptor subunit: MRYPASLALALLGSLTLAACQDKAAAPEDIRPVRYMTVGGKAQQNGDSYSGEIRARHETQLAFRVAGKVVAKLVNSGERVKKGQPLARLDPSDYQLDLSAKQAQLAAAESDLAQQQLNLKRYRELLAKQFISQAQVDGQQNGVNAAQAKVRQARAALDASRNQTGYATLTADADGVISQMQAEPGLVVAAGQPVAKLSQDGAREAAIQVPENALEAMRKAGSFSVTLWKGGAPISGKLRELAADADPATRTYPARIALAGDSHALQLGMTATVALPNRAGSQLSVPLTALLDLQGQHYVWKIDAQTLRVSRKPVTVVAIDNDSAALAAGIQPGDKIATAGVHLLHEQQRVKLLDQ; this comes from the coding sequence ATGAGATATCCCGCCTCTCTCGCTCTGGCGCTGCTTGGCTCCTTGACGCTGGCCGCTTGCCAGGACAAGGCCGCCGCACCGGAAGACATCCGCCCGGTCCGCTATATGACCGTCGGCGGCAAAGCCCAACAAAACGGCGACAGCTATTCCGGCGAAATCCGCGCCCGCCACGAAACCCAGCTCGCCTTCCGCGTGGCCGGCAAGGTGGTGGCCAAGCTGGTCAACAGCGGCGAGAGGGTGAAGAAGGGCCAGCCATTAGCGCGCCTGGACCCCAGCGACTATCAGCTGGACCTGTCGGCCAAACAGGCGCAGCTGGCGGCGGCGGAGTCTGACCTTGCCCAGCAGCAGCTCAATCTGAAACGCTATCGCGAACTGCTGGCCAAGCAATTCATCAGCCAGGCCCAGGTGGATGGACAGCAAAACGGCGTCAACGCCGCCCAGGCCAAGGTCCGCCAAGCGCGCGCCGCGCTGGACGCCAGCCGCAATCAGACCGGCTACGCCACGCTGACCGCCGACGCGGACGGCGTGATCAGCCAGATGCAGGCCGAGCCCGGCCTGGTGGTGGCCGCCGGCCAGCCGGTGGCCAAGCTGTCGCAGGACGGCGCGCGCGAAGCTGCCATCCAGGTGCCGGAAAACGCGTTGGAAGCCATGCGCAAGGCAGGCAGCTTCAGCGTGACGCTCTGGAAAGGCGGCGCGCCGATAAGCGGCAAGCTGCGCGAACTGGCGGCCGACGCCGATCCGGCCACCCGCACCTACCCCGCGCGCATCGCATTGGCCGGCGACAGCCACGCGCTGCAACTGGGCATGACCGCCACCGTGGCGCTGCCCAACCGCGCCGGCTCGCAATTGAGCGTGCCGCTGACCGCCTTGCTGGACCTGCAGGGCCAGCACTACGTCTGGAAGATCGACGCGCAGACGCTGCGCGTCAGCCGCAAACCGGTCACCGTCGTCGCCATCGACAACGACAGCGCAGCCCTCGCCGCCGGCATTCAGCCAGGCGACAAGATCGCCACCGCCGGCGTGCATCTGCTGCATGAGCAACAGCGCGTCAAGCTGCTGGATCAATAA
- a CDS encoding TetR/AcrR family transcriptional regulator, with protein sequence MTDTPSSRWQRKKEARPSEILDAALTLFVEKGFRATKIEDIAQAAGVTKGTPYLYFQNKEEIFKAVARETIVSRVQAMSAHLEQLKDLSSSQLLFLALEDWWTHIGATRAAGLCKLMVAEATNFPELALFYYEEVIHPARQLLGYIVERGIARGEFRPVHLDYAIDALVAPMLSTMILGHSFALVPGCCSSLTQNPLEFLQTSLSLLLQGMQTAPLDPQS encoded by the coding sequence GTGACCGATACCCCTTCCAGCCGCTGGCAACGCAAAAAGGAAGCCCGTCCCAGCGAGATTCTGGATGCGGCCCTGACCTTGTTCGTCGAAAAAGGCTTCCGCGCCACCAAGATCGAAGACATCGCCCAGGCGGCTGGCGTCACCAAGGGCACGCCTTATCTGTACTTCCAGAACAAGGAGGAAATCTTCAAGGCGGTGGCGCGGGAAACCATCGTCAGCCGGGTGCAGGCCATGAGCGCCCACCTGGAACAATTGAAAGACCTCAGCAGCAGCCAGTTGCTGTTCCTGGCGCTGGAAGACTGGTGGACCCATATCGGCGCCACCCGCGCCGCCGGCCTGTGCAAGCTGATGGTGGCCGAAGCCACCAACTTCCCGGAACTGGCGCTGTTCTACTACGAAGAGGTGATCCACCCCGCCCGGCAGCTGCTCGGCTACATCGTGGAGCGCGGCATCGCGCGCGGCGAATTCCGTCCCGTCCACCTCGACTACGCCATCGACGCGCTGGTGGCGCCGATGCTGAGCACCATGATTCTGGGCCACTCCTTCGCCCTGGTGCCGGGTTGTTGCAGCTCCTTGACGCAAAATCCGCTCGAATTCCTGCAAACCTCGCTGAGCCTGCTGTTGCAAGGCATGCAAACCGCTCCCCTGGATCCGCAATCATGA
- the argB gene encoding acetylglutamate kinase, with product MAIDAADKANILAEALPYIRQFAGKTIVIKYGGNAMTDDELKEGFAKDVVLLKLVGLNPVVVHGGGPQINDLLARVGKQGEFIQGMRVTDAETMDVVEMVLGGLVNKEIVSLINKHGGKAVGVTGKDGHFIRARKLFLKTDGDEDIDIGQVGEIESIDPSLVSLLDSQDFIPVIAPIGVGVDGEAYNINADLVAGKLAETLKAEKLVLMTNTPGVLDKQGQLLTGLTAQRIDELFADGTISGGMLPKISSALDAAKNGVNSVHVIDGRVKHALLLEILTAAGVGTMIRA from the coding sequence GTGGCAATCGACGCAGCCGACAAGGCGAACATCCTGGCCGAGGCGCTGCCTTACATCCGCCAGTTCGCGGGCAAGACCATCGTGATCAAGTACGGCGGCAACGCCATGACCGACGACGAGCTGAAGGAAGGCTTCGCCAAGGATGTGGTGCTGCTCAAGCTGGTGGGCCTGAACCCGGTGGTGGTGCATGGCGGCGGCCCGCAGATCAATGATCTGTTGGCGCGCGTCGGCAAGCAGGGCGAGTTCATCCAGGGCATGCGCGTGACCGACGCCGAAACCATGGATGTGGTGGAAATGGTGCTGGGCGGCCTGGTGAACAAGGAAATCGTGTCGCTGATCAACAAGCACGGCGGCAAGGCGGTGGGCGTCACCGGCAAGGACGGCCATTTCATCCGCGCCCGCAAGCTTTTCCTCAAGACCGATGGCGATGAGGATATCGACATCGGCCAGGTCGGCGAGATCGAGTCCATCGATCCGTCGCTGGTGTCGCTGCTGGACAGCCAGGATTTCATCCCGGTGATCGCGCCCATCGGCGTCGGCGTGGACGGCGAGGCCTACAATATCAACGCCGATCTGGTGGCGGGCAAGCTGGCGGAAACCTTGAAGGCGGAAAAGCTGGTGCTGATGACCAATACGCCGGGCGTGCTGGACAAGCAGGGCCAATTGCTGACCGGGCTGACCGCGCAGCGCATCGACGAGCTGTTCGCAGACGGCACCATCTCCGGCGGCATGCTGCCCAAGATCAGTTCCGCTTTGGACGCGGCCAAGAACGGAGTGAATTCGGTCCACGTCATCGACGGCCGGGTCAAGCACGCGCTGTTGCTGGAGATACTGACCGCCGCCGGCGTAGGCACCATGATCCGCGCCTGA
- a CDS encoding efflux RND transporter permease subunit has translation MKKLNLSEWALRHQALVRYLMIMLMFAGMWAYTQLGQKEDPEFTFKAMLVQANWPGASTEQMEQQVTDKLEEKLQEMGEIDYVQSYTKPGESLMVVSLREDVPPKNVPQLWYQVRKKLGDIAYTLPAGAQGPFFNDEFGDTFGNIYAFSGDGFSYEELRRYAESAKRELLRVPDVAKVQMLGKQDQQIHVDLSTAKLAALGLDSRAIWQALQQQNAMTPAGTYETASDRIWVRPTGKYDSVEAVAATPVSVGGRTFKLGDIATVSRGYIDPPASSVRFNGKPVLALAISMKSGGDVLKLGGNLDAAIANIKSKLPLGVEIHAVSDQPKVVKSAVNEFMHSLVEAVVIVLAVSFFSLGLRTGVVVALSIPLVLAMTFLAMYFFNIDLQRISLGSLIIALGLLVDDAIIAVEMMALKLEQGWNKFQAATYAYTSTAFPMLTGTLITAATFLPVGLAKSMAGEYVFSLFAVVGIALVLSWIVAVVFTPYLGYKLLPAHAQHDGAHDVYQKPFYQRFRTVVTWCLDHRKTVIAATLAAFVVSLLAFKLFVAQQFFPSSNRPELMVDMWLPRGASYQATLAQVEKMEKLASADPNVLSVTSYVGSGSPRFYLPLDQQQQHINYAQLMVMTGDEHVREEVKARLEKIFDSDFPQVRGRVIRLENGPPVGYPVQFRVMGPDHGKVRKIADQVEALMRKQPSTLHVNQNWGEQVKALRIDIDQDKASALGVNSQQLSQQLQLLISGSAVSEFREGDQTIAIVARLNPAERKNAAGLGNLMIQAASGRYVPVSQIGHVSYEPEEGIIWRRNRLPAITVSADVVDGVQGADVSMQLEPQLKALERSLPLGYHIETGGVLESSGKSQRAIAAVAPLMIVVVLTLLMLQLQSFQRTLLVVLTAPLGMIGVTLTLILFHAPFGFVAMLGVIALSGMIMRNSVILVDQIEHDIREGIDRFEAIIGSTIRRFRPIMLTALAAILAMIPLTRSTFWGPMAVAIMGGLLVATVLTLLFLPALYAQWFRVGRNETGQSTTDKITSNP, from the coding sequence ATGAAAAAGCTCAATCTGTCCGAATGGGCGCTGCGCCACCAGGCGCTGGTGCGCTACCTGATGATCATGCTGATGTTCGCCGGCATGTGGGCCTATACCCAGCTGGGCCAGAAGGAAGACCCGGAGTTCACTTTCAAGGCCATGCTGGTGCAGGCCAACTGGCCCGGCGCCAGCACCGAGCAGATGGAACAGCAGGTCACCGACAAGCTGGAGGAAAAACTGCAGGAGATGGGCGAGATCGACTACGTGCAGAGCTACACCAAGCCAGGCGAAAGCCTGATGGTGGTGTCGCTGCGCGAGGACGTGCCGCCCAAGAACGTGCCGCAGCTGTGGTATCAGGTGCGCAAGAAACTGGGCGACATCGCCTACACCCTGCCCGCCGGCGCGCAGGGGCCGTTCTTCAATGACGAGTTCGGCGACACCTTCGGCAATATCTACGCCTTCAGCGGCGACGGCTTCAGCTACGAAGAGCTGCGCCGCTACGCCGAATCGGCCAAGCGCGAGCTGCTGCGCGTGCCGGACGTGGCCAAGGTGCAGATGCTGGGCAAGCAGGATCAACAGATCCATGTCGACCTGTCCACCGCCAAACTGGCGGCGCTGGGCCTGGACAGCCGCGCCATCTGGCAAGCGCTGCAACAGCAAAACGCCATGACGCCGGCCGGCACTTACGAAACCGCCAGCGACCGCATCTGGGTGCGCCCCACCGGCAAATACGATTCCGTGGAGGCCGTGGCCGCCACCCCGGTGAGCGTCGGCGGCCGCACCTTCAAGCTGGGCGACATCGCCACAGTGTCGCGCGGCTATATCGACCCGCCAGCCAGCAGCGTGCGTTTCAACGGCAAGCCGGTGCTGGCGCTGGCCATCAGCATGAAAAGCGGCGGCGATGTGCTGAAGCTGGGCGGCAATCTGGACGCCGCCATCGCCAACATCAAGAGCAAGCTGCCGCTGGGCGTGGAGATCCACGCGGTGTCCGACCAGCCCAAGGTGGTGAAAAGCGCGGTCAACGAGTTCATGCACTCGCTGGTGGAGGCGGTGGTGATCGTGCTGGCGGTCAGCTTCTTCAGCCTGGGCCTGCGCACCGGCGTGGTGGTGGCGCTGTCCATCCCGCTGGTGCTGGCGATGACCTTCCTCGCCATGTATTTCTTCAATATCGACCTGCAGCGCATTTCGCTGGGCTCGCTGATCATCGCGCTGGGCCTGCTGGTGGACGACGCCATCATCGCGGTGGAAATGATGGCGCTGAAACTGGAGCAAGGCTGGAACAAGTTCCAGGCCGCCACTTACGCCTATACCAGCACCGCCTTCCCCATGCTGACCGGCACGCTGATCACCGCCGCCACCTTCCTGCCGGTGGGCCTGGCCAAATCGATGGCCGGCGAATACGTGTTCAGCCTGTTCGCCGTGGTCGGCATCGCGCTGGTGCTGTCCTGGATCGTCGCCGTGGTGTTCACGCCCTATCTGGGCTATAAACTGCTGCCCGCGCACGCTCAACATGACGGCGCACACGACGTCTATCAAAAGCCGTTTTACCAACGCTTCCGCACAGTGGTGACCTGGTGCCTGGACCATCGCAAGACGGTGATCGCCGCCACGCTGGCCGCCTTTGTCGTCTCCTTGCTGGCATTCAAGCTGTTCGTCGCGCAGCAATTCTTTCCCTCCTCCAACCGCCCGGAATTGATGGTGGACATGTGGCTGCCGCGCGGCGCCAGCTATCAAGCCACGCTGGCCCAGGTGGAGAAGATGGAAAAGCTGGCCAGCGCCGATCCGAATGTGCTCAGCGTCACCAGCTATGTCGGCAGCGGCAGCCCGCGCTTCTATCTGCCGCTGGACCAGCAGCAACAGCACATCAACTATGCCCAGCTGATGGTGATGACTGGCGACGAGCATGTGCGCGAAGAGGTGAAGGCGCGGCTGGAGAAAATCTTCGACAGTGATTTCCCGCAAGTGCGCGGCCGCGTCATCCGCCTGGAAAACGGCCCGCCGGTGGGCTACCCGGTGCAGTTCCGCGTCATGGGGCCGGATCACGGCAAAGTGCGCAAGATCGCCGACCAGGTGGAAGCGTTGATGCGCAAACAGCCGTCCACCCTGCACGTCAACCAGAACTGGGGCGAGCAGGTCAAAGCGCTGCGCATAGACATAGATCAGGACAAGGCCAGCGCGCTGGGCGTCAACTCCCAGCAGTTGTCGCAGCAATTGCAGCTGCTGATTTCCGGCTCCGCCGTCAGCGAATTCCGCGAAGGCGACCAGACCATCGCCATCGTCGCCCGCTTGAATCCTGCTGAGCGGAAAAACGCCGCCGGCCTCGGCAATTTGATGATCCAGGCCGCCAGCGGCCGCTATGTGCCGGTGTCGCAGATCGGCCACGTCAGCTACGAGCCGGAGGAAGGCATCATCTGGCGCCGCAACCGACTGCCCGCCATCACCGTCAGCGCCGATGTGGTGGACGGCGTGCAGGGCGCGGACGTCTCCATGCAACTGGAGCCGCAACTGAAGGCGCTGGAACGGTCGCTGCCGCTGGGCTACCACATCGAAACCGGCGGGGTGCTGGAATCGAGCGGCAAGTCGCAGCGCGCCATCGCCGCCGTCGCGCCCTTGATGATTGTTGTAGTTCTGACACTCCTGATGCTGCAGCTGCAAAGCTTCCAGCGCACCCTGCTGGTGGTGCTGACCGCGCCGCTGGGCATGATAGGCGTCACCCTGACGCTGATCTTGTTCCACGCGCCTTTCGGCTTTGTCGCCATGCTGGGGGTCATCGCCTTGTCCGGCATGATCATGCGCAATTCAGTTATCCTGGTTGACCAGATCGAGCATGACATCCGCGAAGGCATTGACCGCTTCGAAGCCATCATAGGCTCCACAATTCGTCGCTTTAGGCCCATAATGCTAACGGCATTAGCCGCCATCCTGGCGATGATCCCGCTGACCCGCAGCACCTTCTGGGGACCGATGGCCGTGGCCATCATGGGCGGCTTGCTGGTGGCTACCGTGCTGACCTTGCTGTTCCTGCCCGCTTTGTACGCGCAATGGTTCCGCGTCGGCAGGAATGAAACCGGGCAATCGACTACAGACAAAATAACGAGCAATCCATAA
- a CDS encoding CBS domain-containing protein: protein MQTVRQLLDGKPNRALVYVSPDNTVFQALQVMAENDIGAVLVMESGDVVGIFSERDYARRIVLQGRTSAGTKVRDIMTSRVVYVTPLQTLDQCMALMTEKRIRHLPVMEDQTVLGILSIGDLVRATIEEQEQVISHLVHYIQSA from the coding sequence ATGCAAACAGTCAGACAATTGCTGGATGGCAAACCCAACCGCGCCCTGGTGTATGTCAGCCCGGACAATACGGTGTTTCAGGCTTTGCAGGTGATGGCGGAAAACGACATCGGCGCGGTGCTGGTGATGGAGTCCGGCGACGTGGTCGGCATCTTTTCCGAGCGCGACTACGCCCGCCGCATTGTGTTGCAGGGCCGGACTTCGGCCGGGACCAAGGTGCGCGACATCATGACCAGCCGCGTGGTCTACGTGACCCCGCTGCAGACGCTGGATCAATGCATGGCCTTGATGACGGAGAAGCGCATCCGCCACCTGCCGGTGATGGAGGATCAGACCGTGCTGGGCATCTTGTCCATCGGCGATTTGGTGCGGGCGACGATAGAGGAGCAGGAGCAGGTGATCAGCCATCTGGTTCACTACATCCAGTCGGCTTGA